A stretch of the Aphanothece sacrum FPU1 genome encodes the following:
- a CDS encoding tetratricopeptide repeat protein: MSENFKKIVMVLASLAFLATMIFPLMGSLNKSPSSSEKSNATTNESEDKQLNAVVQGYEKVLAREPNNPTAKQGLQQVLEALVVTKIKQKDLNGAIPVMEKLVKVDPSNSKYKEILTNMKQEKSKLTNKILEPIPQATPELIPEPIPEPAIPTNP; this comes from the coding sequence ATGTCTGAGAATTTTAAAAAAATTGTTATGGTTTTAGCGAGTCTTGCTTTCTTAGCTACCATGATATTTCCCTTAATGGGGTCTTTAAATAAATCCCCATCATCCTCAGAAAAAAGCAATGCAACGACGAATGAATCTGAAGACAAACAATTAAATGCGGTGGTTCAAGGATACGAAAAAGTCTTAGCTAGAGAACCCAATAATCCTACTGCTAAACAAGGATTACAACAAGTTTTAGAAGCTTTAGTTGTAACTAAAATCAAACAAAAAGACTTAAACGGTGCGATTCCGGTGATGGAAAAATTAGTTAAAGTTGACCCTAGTAATAGTAAATATAAAGAGATATTGACCAACATGAAACAAGAAAAATCCAAGCTAACAAACAAAATATTAGAACCTATACCTCAAGCTACACCTGAACTTATTCCTGAACCCATTCCTGAACCTGCTATCCCAACAAATCCCTAA
- a CDS encoding Jag family protein → MEQQGKPGKEWLETLLKLMGLPAEVKLDYRSNGLSDSDECWLIINDNQLKPEQIALLLGNGGEGLDAIQYLANTLINLSVDSSEQQGFTVELCGYRLKRQEELKIWVQQIAQQVRQTGREIEMSSLSSAERRQIHSFLQDSPDLETESRGQEPDRRLVIKPR, encoded by the coding sequence ATGGAGCAACAAGGGAAGCCAGGTAAAGAGTGGCTAGAAACTCTACTAAAATTGATGGGTCTTCCGGCAGAGGTTAAGCTAGACTATCGCAGCAATGGACTCTCGGACTCTGATGAGTGTTGGTTAATAATTAATGATAACCAACTGAAACCGGAACAGATTGCCCTTTTATTGGGTAATGGAGGGGAAGGTCTTGATGCTATACAGTATCTTGCTAATACTTTAATTAATTTAAGTGTAGATTCTTCTGAACAACAGGGATTTACGGTTGAATTGTGCGGTTATCGTCTCAAGCGTCAGGAAGAACTGAAAATTTGGGTGCAACAGATTGCTCAACAAGTTCGTCAGACGGGCCGAGAAATAGAAATGTCTTCTCTGTCTTCGGCTGAACGTCGTCAAATTCATTCGTTTTTGCAGGATTCTCCTGATTTAGAGACAGAAAGTCGGGGTCAAGAACCTGATAGACGGTTGGTTATTAAACCTAGATAA
- the yidC gene encoding membrane protein insertase YidC, producing the protein MDFGVGFISTNIMLPILDFFYGIVPSYGFGIIALTLVIRFGLYPLSAGQIRNMRKMRITQPLMKERQEEIQKRYKDDPAKQQEEMGKIMQEFGNPLAGCLPLLLQMPILFALFATLRGSPFSDINYTVDVQILPREQIELIAPQPFATKPSNIYISDGLHYPITALLPGGNKLAVGDKTTVEFQTTEGKSLSQLEANIPDSDLKPKLTVTKGTERLKINEDGTIEALIPGDATIQATIPGIAANTGFLFIKALGQVGVTAADGTINWDILGMVLFFGISIYINQELSGSSGGGAQQQQAVNKITPVIFSAMFLFFPLPSGVLMYIVVANIFQTLQTVILMREPLPENLQKLVIQQEKAEKAKEALPFEKRSKKKEKTS; encoded by the coding sequence ATGGATTTTGGTGTCGGATTTATTTCCACAAATATTATGCTGCCAATCCTGGATTTTTTCTACGGGATTGTGCCTAGCTACGGTTTTGGTATTATTGCCTTAACCCTAGTAATTCGCTTTGGTTTATATCCTCTGAGTGCGGGACAAATTCGCAATATGCGAAAAATGCGGATTACTCAACCGCTAATGAAAGAGCGACAAGAAGAAATTCAAAAACGCTATAAAGATGATCCGGCTAAACAACAGGAAGAAATGGGTAAGATAATGCAGGAATTTGGTAATCCTTTAGCGGGTTGCTTACCATTGCTGTTACAAATGCCGATTTTATTCGCGTTGTTTGCGACTTTGCGCGGTTCACCTTTTTCTGACATTAATTATACGGTTGATGTCCAAATTCTCCCTAGAGAACAGATTGAACTTATTGCCCCTCAACCGTTTGCCACTAAACCGAGTAACATTTACATCAGTGATGGTCTTCATTATCCAATTACGGCCCTGTTACCTGGGGGCAATAAGCTGGCAGTGGGAGACAAAACAACGGTTGAATTTCAAACTACTGAAGGCAAGTCTCTGTCACAATTAGAGGCTAATATTCCAGATAGTGACCTAAAACCTAAGCTTACAGTTACTAAAGGGACAGAACGGCTAAAAATCAATGAAGATGGCACGATTGAAGCTTTGATTCCTGGAGACGCTACTATTCAGGCCACAATTCCAGGTATTGCGGCTAATACGGGTTTCCTCTTTATTAAAGCTTTGGGACAAGTGGGAGTGACGGCTGCCGATGGAACCATTAACTGGGATATTCTGGGGATGGTGTTATTCTTTGGTATCAGTATCTATATCAACCAAGAATTGTCTGGTTCTTCGGGGGGTGGGGCCCAACAACAACAAGCGGTCAATAAAATTACTCCGGTGATTTTTAGTGCTATGTTTCTCTTTTTTCCTTTGCCATCAGGGGTTCTGATGTATATCGTGGTGGCTAATATTTTCCAAACTCTACAAACAGTTATCCTGATGCGGGAACCTTTACCAGAAAACTTGCAAAAATTAGTGATACAACAAGAAAAAGCGGAAAAAGCGAAGGAAGCCTTACCATTTGAGAAGCGTTCTAAGAAAAAAGAAAAAACCTCTTAA
- a CDS encoding PH domain-containing protein, whose translation MGIRENTFYEGGPHIGDLIINILLGFTVICLPLTVSAVVRAIWLRYRITDRRISVTGGWMGRDRTDIIYGEIVKIVKMPRGIGMWGDIVVTLRDKSRLEMRAVPQFREIYDYMAEKVAAKTGRSIDAITS comes from the coding sequence ATGGGCATACGAGAAAACACCTTTTATGAAGGCGGCCCCCACATTGGGGATTTAATCATCAATATTTTATTGGGGTTTACGGTGATTTGTTTACCGTTGACTGTCTCTGCGGTTGTTCGCGCTATCTGGTTACGTTATCGGATTACTGACCGTCGCATTTCTGTGACTGGGGGTTGGATGGGACGCGATCGCACTGATATTATCTATGGTGAAATTGTTAAGATCGTCAAAATGCCACGAGGAATTGGTATGTGGGGAGATATTGTTGTCACCCTCAGAGATAAAAGTCGTTTGGAGATGCGGGCTGTTCCCCAATTTCGGGAAATTTATGACTATATGGCTGAAAAGGTGGCGGCTAAAACGGGTCGTTCCATTGACGCAATTACCAGTTAA
- the rnpA gene encoding ribonuclease P protein component yields MGLPKANRLKHPKEFQSVYQQGRRYQSPHLVLRVLSKTDPLGETEPPQFGISVSQKVSKKAVVRNRLKRQIRAVIRPLIPAISTGCKVVVAVKRNAVECNYEHFLRELEELFIKAEIIYGHTRKHLL; encoded by the coding sequence GTGGGATTACCCAAAGCTAACCGACTGAAGCACCCCAAAGAGTTTCAATCCGTCTATCAACAGGGTCGTCGTTATCAAAGCCCTCATCTTGTGTTACGGGTGCTATCAAAGACTGATCCGCTTGGAGAAACAGAACCTCCTCAATTTGGCATTTCTGTGAGTCAAAAGGTTAGTAAAAAAGCCGTTGTTCGTAATCGTCTCAAACGACAAATTAGAGCGGTTATTCGCCCTTTAATCCCGGCTATTTCTACCGGATGTAAGGTAGTGGTAGCCGTAAAGCGTAACGCAGTTGAGTGCAATTATGAACATTTTTTGCGAGAATTAGAGGAGTTGTTCATCAAAGCCGAGATTATCTATGGGCATACGAGAAAACACCTTTTATGA
- the rpmH gene encoding 50S ribosomal protein L34, translating to MTQRTLGGTNRKRKRTSGFRARMETANGRRVIQARRKKGRHRLSV from the coding sequence GTGACTCAGCGTACCCTTGGGGGAACTAATCGTAAACGCAAGAGAACGTCCGGTTTTCGGGCTAGAATGGAGACAGCAAACGGTCGTAGAGTGATCCAAGCCAGACGGAAAAAAGGACGGCATCGGTTAAGCGTCTAA